TCACCCGGGCCGAGGACCCGGACTACCAGTTCTGGTACGGCGAGGCGGCCGGCATGATCGCCACCGCCGAGGCGGCCGTGCTGCACGCGGTCAAGCAGTGGCAGGACCTGTGCGCGCAGGGGCCCGGCGCCTTCACCCGGGAGGAGGACCTGCGGATCGCCACCATCTGCCGCGAGGTGATCCGGCTCTGCTGGCACGCCGTGGAGGGGCAGTTGTTCCCGACGGCCGGGTCGAGCTCGGTGCGGCAGGGCGAGCGGATCGAGCGGGTCTGGCGCGACCTGTCCACGCTGCACAGCCACGCCGGGATCGGCGTCTTCCTGTCCGCGGTGACCACCCGGGAGCTGGCCCGAGCCCGCTTCGGCGTCAAGTAGACCGCGTACCCCCAGGTAATCCGAGGATCACCAAGTCGCCTAGCCAGAGCGGGAGTTCGAGCCATGACCGAGACCGAGCAGGCCGTCGCACTGCCCGGGGAGCCCGCCTTCGCCGCCGCGAGCGCCGTGTTCAACCTGGCGGCGCCGGTCCGGCCCGCGGCGGCGGTGACGGTCCGTACCGTCGAGCAGGTCCGGGCGGCACTGCGCCACGCGGAACGCCTGGGGCAGTGGGTCCGGGTGCACACCACCGGGCACGCCTCCTCCTCGGCCCGCCCGATGGACCGCAGCCTGTTGATCCGCACCGAACCCGCGGGCCCGGTCGAGGTCGACCCGGTGGCCCGCACCGCCCGCATCCCGGCCGGCGCCCGCTGGGGCGAGGTGGTCGAGGCGGCGGCGAAGTTCGGACTGGCCGCCCCGCACGGCTCCTCGCCGACCGTCGGCGTGGTCGGCTACCTGCTGCGCGGCGGGATCAGCTTCTACGGCCGGCGGGCCGGGCTCGCCGTCAACAGCGTCCGGGCCGTCGAACTCGTCACCCCGGACGGCGAGTTCCACCGGGTCTCGGCGAGCGAGGACCCCGAGCTGTTCTGGGCGCTGCGCGGCGGCGGGGGCGGCCTCGGCATCGTCACCGCGATCGAGCTCGGTCTCTTCCCGGCCGCCCGGGTGGTCACCGGCGCGGCCTTCTGGCCCGCCGCGCACGGCCCCGAGCTGCTGTCCCGCTGGCTGCGCTGGAGCCGCGGCGCACCCGAGGCCGTCACCACGGTGTTCCGGGTGATGAACCTGCCGAAGGTGCCCGAGATCCCGTCGGCGCTGACCGCAGGACCGGTGGTCTGCGCGGCCGGCGTGGTGCTCGCCCCGGCCGAGGAGGACCTGACCGCCGCCGAAGGCCAGGCCGCCGACCTGCTCGGCCCGCTGCGCGCGGTCGCCGACCCGGTGCTGGACACCTGGTGCACCACCACCCCGCCCGCCGTGGTCCGCACGCACATGGACCCGACCGATCCGGTGCCCGTCCTGGGGGACCACCTGCTGCTCTCCGACCTGGGGGAGGAGGGCGCCGAGGCCTTCCTGAGGGTGCTCGGCGAGGGCTCGGGTTCGCCGCTGGTCAACGCCGAACTGCGGCAGCTCGGCGGGGCGCTCGCGGTGCCCGATCCGGACGGCGGAGCGCTGAGCCACCTGGACGCCGCCTTCGCCTTCACGGCCGGCGGGCTGGCGCTGGACCCGGCCGCCTCGGCGGCGGTCCGGGCGCACTGCGCCAAGGCCCGGGCCGCGCTGGCGCCCTGGGACACCGGGCGGACGGCGCCGACCCTGGTCGAGCGCCTGGAGCAGCCGCAGCGGCACCTGTCCGCCGCCGAGGTCGAGCGGGTGGACGCCGTCCGCCGCCGGGTGGACCCCGCCGGGCGGCTGCGCCACGACGTCCCGCCGGGAGCCTCCGCCCTGTACTGAGCACGGCAGGCGACTCCCCTGTGAACTCCCTTCGAAACGCCCTCCGCAGCACCTGCGGGGGGCGTTTCCGCATATCCAACCCCCCACATTGACCGTGCATTTGCACGGGAAAACTCTTGGCAAAATCCGCGGTGGGCCGCTGAGCAATGTGAGAGAAGCCGTTTCGGGTGCCCGGCGGCCATGCTCGTGGGGTAGACCTGCGCGTGAAGTGGGATTCACCGACGCAATTCGAGAGCGCGGATTCCAGGGCCCGGGACTTTCCTGTCCGTCGGAGCCGGCCGCGCCATGGAACTCGAATGCGATTACAGGGTCGTATGCGATCTGTCGAGAGGGGAACGCGGTGGCATTCCGTGAACGATTCCGCAGACTGATACCAGGCCTGGTGGTGGTGCTGGTCGCCGCCTCGCTGTTCTTCGCCGTACGGAGCTCGGTCGCGGTGGCCGGGGCGGAGGAGGCGGCGAAGCAGTACGGCTTCAAGGAGATGCCCATCGCGATGCCGCCGGGCTACGACCAGAAGCCGATGAGGACGGTCCGGGACGTCAACCCGGCCTACCAGAAGATCCGTTCGTGGATCTCCTCGGTCGGCGCCAGCATCGCGATCAACGACCTCACCGGGCACGGTGTGGCCGACAGCATGTGCATCGTCGACACCAGGACCGACAGCGTCATCGTGACGTACACGCCGACCGCCCGGCCGGCCGACCGGTTCACGCCCTTCGTCCTGGACGGCTCGCCGCTGCCGATGGACTCCACCATGGCGCCCACCGGCTGCACGCCCGGCGACTTCAACGGCGACGGCCGGATGGACCTCCTGGTGACGTACTGGGGCCGCACGCCGATCCTGTTCATGGCCAGGTCGGACGCCGCCGAACCGTCCCCGAGCGCCTACGCGGCGCGCGAGCTGGTGCCCTCGGAGTCGCTGGACGGCAAGTACCACGGGCCGCGCTGGAACACCGACGCCGCCTACGTCGGCGACCTCGACGGCAGCGGACACCCGTCGATCGTGATCGGCAACTACTTCCCCGACTCCGACGTGCTCGACCCGCACGGCCTGAACAACGTGGTGATGAACAACTCGCTGTCCAGCGCCAAGAACGCCGGCGGCGACCACGTGCTGCGCTGGCAGCAGGCCACCACGGGCCCGGCACCCACGGCCTCCTACGTGGAGGAGAAGGGCGCCATCCCGTGGGACGCGTCGACCGGGTGGACGCTGGCGATCTCCGGCGCCGACCTGACCGGTGACACCCTGCCCGACCTGTACATCGCCAACGACTTCGGCCACGGGCACCTGCTCTACAACCAGTCCACGCCCGGGAAGATCAGGTTCACCGAGGCCAAGGGCGAGCGCACCCCGACCACCCCCAAGTCCTTCGTGCTCGGCAACGGCTCGTTCAAGGGCATGGGCGTCGACTTCGGCGACCTCGGCCACGACGGCAAGTTCGACATGGTGGTCAGCAACATCACCGTCGCCTGGGGCCTGGAGGAGAGCAACTTCGTCTGGATCAACCGGGCCAAGGACGAGGCCGACATGCGCAGCAAGATGGAGCAGGGCGTCGCACCGTTCACCCAGGAGGCCGAGGAGTACGGCATGGCCTGGACCGGGTGGGGCTGGGACGCCAAGATGGGCGACTTCCTCAACAACGGCGACCTGAACGTCCTGCAGGCCACCGGCTTCGTGAAGGGGAAGATCGACCGCTGGCCGTGGCTGCAGGAGATGGCCATGACCAACGACGACCTGCTGTCCAACCCCGCGATGTGGCCCAACGTCCAGCCGGGTGACGACATCGCCGGCGACGAGGCGATCGCCTTCTACGCCAAGACCCCCGGCGGGAAGTACGCCAACATCAGCTCCCAGCTGGGCATCGCGGTGCCGACGCCGACCCGCGGCATCGCCACCGGCGACACCACGGGCACCGGCGCGCTGGACTTCGCGGTGGCCCGCCAGTGGGGCCCGCCGGCCTTCTACTGCAACACCTCGAAGGACCTGGGCGACTACCTCAACCTGCGGCTCTACCGGCCGACCGGCGAGGACACGGCGGGCCAGGGCCTGGTGAACACCGGGGCGCCGGCCTACGACGCCAAGGTGAGCATCACCACCCCCGAGGGCACCCAGGTCTCCCAGCTCGACGGCGGCGGCGGCCACGGCGGCTACCGCAGCTTCGACGTGCGCTTCGGTCTCGGCTCCTACCACGGTCCGGTCAGCGTCCACCTGACCTGGCGCGACGCGAAGGGCGAACCGCACGAGACGACCAAGGAGTTCACCCCCGGCACCCACTCCCTCATGCTGACCAGCGACGTCCAGGAGGTCCCCAACCGATGAGCGTGACCGCGCAATCCAGGCCCGGCGCCGCCCCCGCGGCGCCCGCGCCGGCCGCCCCCGCGAAGCCGAAGGACCCGCGCTACCTCGCCCTGCGGAACTTCGCGATCTCCATCAGCGTGTTCAACACCTTCGGGTACACCCTGCTCGGCTTCGAGCAGCCCTGGCTCTGGGCGTTCATCGCGGTGTTCACCGCCTACGCCTGTGAGATCTGCTTCGAGCTGATCAGCGCCTGGGCGCAGCGGCGCGGGCCGCGCTTCCTCGGCAACGGCATGCGCGGGCTCTACGAGTTCCTGCTGCCGGCGCACATCACGGCGCTCGCGGTCAACATGCTGACCTACGGGAACAACCAGCTGCTGCCGGTGATCTTCGGCGTGGTCATCGGCGTCGGCGGCAAGCACGCCCTGCAGGCGCCGGTCGCCGGCCGGATGCGGCACTTCATGAACCCGTCCAACTTCGGGATCACGATGTCGCTGGTGTGCTTCGGCTCCTGGTTCAGCATCGCGCCGCCGTACCAGTTCACGGAGAACGCGAACACCTTCTTCCGGATCATGATCCCGCTGATCATCGCCACCGCGGGGACGGTGATCAACGCCCTGCTCACCAAGCGGACCCCGCTGATCGTCGGCTGGCTCGGCGCCTTCGCCATCCAGGCCTTCGTCCGGCACTGGATCTGGGACGTCGCGCTGTTCTCCGCCCTCGGCGCGATGACCGGTGTCGCCTTCGTGCTGTTCACCAACTACATGATCAGCGACCCGGGCACGACCCCGATGAAGGCCTGGCCCCAGTTCATGTTCGGCTCGGCGGTCGCCACGGTCTACGCGGTGCTGATGGTGTTCAACGTGGTCTACACCCTGTTCTTCGCCACCACCATCGTCTGCGGCCTGCGCGGGCTGGGCTGGTGGGTCGCGCACTGGATCAAGCGGTCCCGGGAGGCGGGCGGCGCGTACACCCCGGGTGGGACGGGCGCGCAGCAGCAGGCCGGTGGCGCGGGCGCCGCCCCGCTCGGCACCCCGCGGCCGGCCGGGGCCCCGACACCCGGCGCGTGACGCCGGGCGCCTGACATCCGGCGCCTGACATCGCAACGGCTCCGTGGCGCTGCCCCGTTCGGGCAGCGCCACGGAGCCGTTTCCCGTGCCGGCTACCCCTCGACGGTGGCCTCGACCGGCACCGTCGGCGGGTGGAACGGCCCCCAGGTGAAGGCGGGCAGCCACGGCTCCGGGGCGGCGCTCCAGGCCAGTTCGGCGATCTGGGCGAGCGAGCGCCGGCCGGTGAGCGAGCGGAGCAGGTCGTGGCGGTGACCGCGCAGGACGGCGGCCGGCTCGCCGTCGCCGGCCGTCCAGGCGGCGCCCGGCGCCTCGATGCGCAGAGCGGGAAGTCCGTGCGTGCGCACCGCGTTGGCGAAGCCCCGGACGACCAGGTCAAGCGAGGAGGGGTAGGACGCGTGGTCCCTGACCACCGGCACCCCGAGCGCGCCGCGCAGGTCGAGCTCATGGGTGAACGCGTCCATCATCAGCATCGTGTGCCGCAACTGCGGTGCCGTGGTGACCACGTGCTCCACCCGGACGTCCAGCTGCGACCACTCGGCGAGCAGGCCGCCGAGGCCGCCACCGAGGCCGTCACCGACGCCGTCGGCGGAGTCGGCGGCGGGCTCGGCGTGCGGGACCTCCCACAGGTTGCCGGGCGCGTCGGCGGCCACCGTCCGGCAGACCTCCACCAGGTGGCCGACCACGTCCCGGACCGTCCACCCCGGACAGGCCGGAACGGGCACGCCGGCCACGTCGGGCCGGTCCTCCAGCAAGCCGGTGATGTTCTCCCGGGAGCCGCGGTAGGCGAGATGGTCGGGCGCCCGCTCCCAGAGCGACCCGGGCGCTGCCTCGACGTGCGGCCGATGCGTAGTCATCTGAGCTCTCCTTCGGTTGGACGGGTCGGACGGCCCTGCCGGGAGACGGACCGACGCCGCCGGGCCCCGGGCCGTACGGGCCGGTCCCATTCTGGTGCCGGGCCTGCGGGCGGCGGTCCGCGAGACCGCGGGCGCAGCACGTCCGAAGATGCCCGACGGGCGGAGGTTTTTGAAGACGGCCCAGGCCCGGCCCGGTCACGCCCGGGGACAGGTCCCAGGACGGCAACCGCGGAGATGCGGGCCGTGACGGCGCCTCACGACCATGGAGGGACCGTCATCCGGGACTTGAGGCAGGGGAGTGATCGTGCCGACGACCTTCGGATCGCTGCGCAGGCTGGTACTGACACCGTCACTGGCATCGGTGACCTTCGCCGGGCGCGGATTCCCGGCGGAGCCGACGGAGACCACCGAGCGGCTGGAGGCGGTGCCCCGGGCGGTGGTCTGCGGCTTCGAGTGGGGCATCGACGCGCGGAGCCAGTGGGAGGTCGAGCGCCGGCTGGCCCTGGTCGACCCCGAACAGCGCGGATTCGCCTACGAGGGCGCCACGATGGCCTTCACCGTCCTGGACGCGATGGGCCGGGGCCGGCGCACCCGGGACCTGCTGACCGGGTCCGGGCAACCGCACATCTTCCTGGCGTACATCGGCATCGGCTTCGCCATGGCGCGGCTGCCGCGCCCGCTGTGGACCAAAGTGCTGCCGGACCTGACCGGCACGCCGTACCACCCGACGATGAGCTGGCTGGCGGTCGACGGGTACGGCTTCGACCTCGCCTACTTCCACACCCGCCGCTGGGTGGACGAGCAGCGCCGGCCGAAGCCGTACCCGTGGCAGGGCGCCCCCGAGTACTTCCGGCGGGCGGTCGACCAGGGCATCGGCCGGGCGCTGTGGTTCATCCACGGCGGCGCGCCGCGGCAGGTCGCCGCCGCGGTGCGCCGGTTCGCCGCGGACCGGCAGGCCGACCTGTGGGGCGGCGTGGGGCTGGCCTCGACCTTCGCGGGCGGCAGCCCGGCCGAGGGCCTGGGCGTGCTCTGCGAGGAGGCCGGCCCGTACCGGGCGGAGCTCGCCCAGGGGTCGGTGTTCGCCTCCAAGGCGCGCGCCTACGCCGGTTTCGTGCCCGGGCACACCGAGGCGGCCTCGACGGCGCTGACCGGCCTGTCGGTCGAGGCGGCCGCGAAGCTGGCGGACGAGTGCGCGCCGGAAGCCGCCGGCCCGGCCGGCGCCGGCTCCGGTGGGCTGCCGCCGTACGAACTGTGGCGGGCGAACGTGCGGGCGCACTTCCGCGACACCGGGGACCTGCTCCGGCCCGCACCGCGCCCGGTGGCCCAAGGGGCCCAGGCGGCCCCGGTGGCGAAACCGGTCCAGAACGCCGCACCGCGCCCGGCGCCACCGGTGAAGCGGCCGCGGCCGGAGAAGTGACCGCGGCCGAGAAATGACCGCGACCGGAGGAGTTCCGGGCCGGACCGGTCCGAAGACCTCCGCGGGACGGATCGGCCGTCCCGCGCAAACCCGAGAGGAGAATCGCGTGGCCAGCGGATGGCGGTCGCTCCGACGTCGTGTGCTCACCCCGAGCACGACCGAAACGCTCCTGGAAACCCGTGGTTTCCACCGGAAGAACCCCGAAGCCCAGCACCTCCTGGAGACGGTCGGCGCACGGTTCCTGGAGGGCTACGCCCACGCCGTGGAGGCCCGGTACCCGGCGGACGCGGAGATCCCGCTGGACCGGATCCCGGTCCAGTTCCGCGGCTTCGCCTACGAGGGCGCCGGCATGGGCTTCGCCATGCTGGACGGGCTGAGGCTGAACCGCCGCGGCGGCTCGGTGGCCCGCTTCCTCAACGGCGGGGGCGCCGAGCACAACTACATGGTGTACGTCGGCGTCGGCTGGGCGATGGCCCGGCTGCCGCGGTTCTGCTGGCCCGACATCGACGCGATGGACCCGCTGCTGCGCTGGCTGGTGCTCGACGGGTACGGCTTCCACCAGGCGTACTTCCGCACCGCCAAGTACGTCCACGAGCAGTACCGGGACCAGGCCTTCCCCTGGCCGGCCCATGACACCCCGTCGTACACCGGCCGCGCGATCGACCAGGGCATCGGCCGGGCGCTGTGGTTCGTCGGCGGCACCGACGTCGACCTGATCGCCACCATGATCGAGAAGTTCCCGGAGTCCCGGCGGTCCGACCTCTACGGCGGGGCCGGCCTGGCGGCCACCTACGCCGGCGGTGTGGACGAGTCGGAGCTGTGCGCCTTCCGGGACCGGGCCGGCGCGCACCGCTCGATGGTCGCGCAGGGCAGCGCGTTCGCGGCCGAGGCCAGGATCCGCTCCGGACTGCTGATCCCGCACACCGAGCTGGCCACCCGGGTCTTCTGCGGCATGCCGCCCGCCGAGGCGGCCGCCGTCACCCACGAGGTGCGGCCGACCGGGTTCGCGCCGGCCGGCGCGCTGCCCGCCTACGAGGTGTGGCGCCAGGCCATCGCCGAGCGCTTCACCGCCGTCGGGGGGTGCTAGCCGTGGCCGCGAACCGCCGGGTGCCGCCGGGCCCGCCGCGCCGGGCCGCCCCGGTGCTGCTGCGCCGGCTGGTGGGGGACCGCCTGGAACTGATGCGCTCCGCCGCGGCGGAGTACGGCGACGCGGTCCGGATCTCCATGGGCCCCAAGACGCTCTACTTCTTCAACCACCCCGACCATGCCAAGCACGTGCTGGCGGACAACGCCGCCAACTACCACAAGGGCATCGGCCTGGCCCAGGCCCGACGGGCGCTCGGCAACGGCCTGTTGACCAGCGAGGGCGAGCTCTGGCGCAAGCAGCGCCGGGAGATCCAGCCGGTCTTCCAGCACAAGCGGATCTCCCAGCAGGCGGGCGTCGTCGCCGAGGAGGCGGCCAAGCTGGTCGGGCGGCTGCGGGCGCACGAGGGCGGCGGACCGGTCGACGTGGTCGGCGAGATGACGGCGCTCACCCTCGGCGTGCTCGGCCGCACGCTGCTCGACGTCGACCTCAGCGCCTTCGAGGCCGTCGGGCACGACTTCGAGGCCGTCCAGGACCAGGCGATGTTCGACATGGTCACCATGGGCATGGTGCCCGGCTGGGTGCCGCTCGCCAAGCAGCTCCGGTTCCGGCAGGCCCGGCAGTCCCTGCAGGGCGTGGTCGACCGGCTGGTGGCGGAGCGGATCTCCCGCGACGGCGAGCGGATCGAGGGCGACGACGCGCTGTCCCGGCTGATCGTCGCCACCCGGCAGGAGCCCGACCAGCGGGTCGGCCGGCAGCGGATGCGCGACGAACTGGTCACGCTGCTGCTGGCCGGCCACGAGACCACGGCGAGCACCCTCGGCTGGACCTTCTACCTGGCCGACCGTCACCCCGAGGTGGCGGAGCGGCTGCACGCCGAGGCGGTCGAGGTGCTGGGCGACCGGATGCCCGAGTTCGAGGACCTGCACCGGCTGCGCTACACGGCGCGGGTGGTGGAAGAGGTCATCCGGCTCTACCCGCCGGTGTGGATCCTGCCGCGGCAGGCCCAGGCCGAGGACGAGGTGGGCGGGTACCACGTGCCGGCCGGCGCCGACGTCCTGATCTGCCCGTACACCCTGCACCGGCACCCCCGGTTCTGGGACGCACCCGAGCAGTTCGACCCGGAGCGCTTCGATCCGGACCGGGCCACGGACCGGCCGCGCTACGCCTACATCCCGTTCGGGGCGGGGCCGCGCTTCTGCGTCGGCAACCACCTCGGGCTGCTGGAGGCCACGTTCACCATCGCCATGGTCGCCCGGGACCTCCGGCTGGCCAAGGTGCCCGGGTACCGGGTGGTGGCCGAGCCGATGTTGTCGCTGCGGGTGCGCGGTGGCCTGCCGATGACCGTGCACTCCCGCTGACGGCCGGTCCGAAGGACCCTCCCCACGAGCAGAGCCCCCGCGGTGGACGTCGCGGGGGCTCTGGGCCGTCGCCGGGTCACGCGCTGTCGGTGACCGCGGTCCGCTCGCTGAGCGCGATCGTCCGCGCGTCGAGCAGGGCCAGCAGGACGGGCGGGTCGAGGACGCGGGCGGGGCGCAGCCGCAGTTCGATCGGCAGCAGCGGCACGGTCGGCCGTACCTCGATCGGTCCGACCGATCCGACCGAGACCGCGTGGTCACCCGTCAGCACCTCGTCGAAGGCGGCCGGGACGGAGTGGGCCAGCAGGTACCAGGTGCCGGCCGGCACCTGGTCGAGTAAGAAGACCCCGGGGCGGGGGAGGACGGTACAGGCGGCGGGTTTGCCCTCCGGCACCCGGGTCGGGAACAGGCCGACGAAGACCCGGCCGAGGGCTCCGCCGGCCGGGGGCCGGATCTCGCCCCGGAAGGTGGAGAGTTCGGTGCTGCGGACCAGGCCGCGGAGGTCGACTTCGATCCGGGTGGTGTAACCCCCGAGCTGACGGAAGACGGTGGGAGGGATGCCGACGCTGCTGGCGAAGCGCGAGCTGAAAGTCCCGACGCTGTTGTATCCGACCCGGTGGCTGATCTCGGTCACCGTGAACGAGGTTTCGACCAGGAGGCGTTTGGCGGTTTCCAGGCGGATGGCGGAGAGAAACCGCCGCGGGGACACCCCGGTCATC
The genomic region above belongs to Streptomyces sp. 1331.2 and contains:
- a CDS encoding CRTAC1 family protein — encoded protein: MVLVAASLFFAVRSSVAVAGAEEAAKQYGFKEMPIAMPPGYDQKPMRTVRDVNPAYQKIRSWISSVGASIAINDLTGHGVADSMCIVDTRTDSVIVTYTPTARPADRFTPFVLDGSPLPMDSTMAPTGCTPGDFNGDGRMDLLVTYWGRTPILFMARSDAAEPSPSAYAARELVPSESLDGKYHGPRWNTDAAYVGDLDGSGHPSIVIGNYFPDSDVLDPHGLNNVVMNNSLSSAKNAGGDHVLRWQQATTGPAPTASYVEEKGAIPWDASTGWTLAISGADLTGDTLPDLYIANDFGHGHLLYNQSTPGKIRFTEAKGERTPTTPKSFVLGNGSFKGMGVDFGDLGHDGKFDMVVSNITVAWGLEESNFVWINRAKDEADMRSKMEQGVAPFTQEAEEYGMAWTGWGWDAKMGDFLNNGDLNVLQATGFVKGKIDRWPWLQEMAMTNDDLLSNPAMWPNVQPGDDIAGDEAIAFYAKTPGGKYANISSQLGIAVPTPTRGIATGDTTGTGALDFAVARQWGPPAFYCNTSKDLGDYLNLRLYRPTGEDTAGQGLVNTGAPAYDAKVSITTPEGTQVSQLDGGGGHGGYRSFDVRFGLGSYHGPVSVHLTWRDAKGEPHETTKEFTPGTHSLMLTSDVQEVPNR
- a CDS encoding cytochrome P450; amino-acid sequence: MRSAAAEYGDAVRISMGPKTLYFFNHPDHAKHVLADNAANYHKGIGLAQARRALGNGLLTSEGELWRKQRREIQPVFQHKRISQQAGVVAEEAAKLVGRLRAHEGGGPVDVVGEMTALTLGVLGRTLLDVDLSAFEAVGHDFEAVQDQAMFDMVTMGMVPGWVPLAKQLRFRQARQSLQGVVDRLVAERISRDGERIEGDDALSRLIVATRQEPDQRVGRQRMRDELVTLLLAGHETTASTLGWTFYLADRHPEVAERLHAEAVEVLGDRMPEFEDLHRLRYTARVVEEVIRLYPPVWILPRQAQAEDEVGGYHVPAGADVLICPYTLHRHPRFWDAPEQFDPERFDPDRATDRPRYAYIPFGAGPRFCVGNHLGLLEATFTIAMVARDLRLAKVPGYRVVAEPMLSLRVRGGLPMTVHSR
- a CDS encoding FAD-binding oxidoreductase; the encoded protein is MTETEQAVALPGEPAFAAASAVFNLAAPVRPAAAVTVRTVEQVRAALRHAERLGQWVRVHTTGHASSSARPMDRSLLIRTEPAGPVEVDPVARTARIPAGARWGEVVEAAAKFGLAAPHGSSPTVGVVGYLLRGGISFYGRRAGLAVNSVRAVELVTPDGEFHRVSASEDPELFWALRGGGGGLGIVTAIELGLFPAARVVTGAAFWPAAHGPELLSRWLRWSRGAPEAVTTVFRVMNLPKVPEIPSALTAGPVVCAAGVVLAPAEEDLTAAEGQAADLLGPLRAVADPVLDTWCTTTPPAVVRTHMDPTDPVPVLGDHLLLSDLGEEGAEAFLRVLGEGSGSPLVNAELRQLGGALAVPDPDGGALSHLDAAFAFTAGGLALDPAASAAVRAHCAKARAALAPWDTGRTAPTLVERLEQPQRHLSAAEVERVDAVRRRVDPAGRLRHDVPPGASALY
- a CDS encoding DUF1702 family protein, giving the protein MASGWRSLRRRVLTPSTTETLLETRGFHRKNPEAQHLLETVGARFLEGYAHAVEARYPADAEIPLDRIPVQFRGFAYEGAGMGFAMLDGLRLNRRGGSVARFLNGGGAEHNYMVYVGVGWAMARLPRFCWPDIDAMDPLLRWLVLDGYGFHQAYFRTAKYVHEQYRDQAFPWPAHDTPSYTGRAIDQGIGRALWFVGGTDVDLIATMIEKFPESRRSDLYGGAGLAATYAGGVDESELCAFRDRAGAHRSMVAQGSAFAAEARIRSGLLIPHTELATRVFCGMPPAEAAAVTHEVRPTGFAPAGALPAYEVWRQAIAERFTAVGGC
- a CDS encoding maleylpyruvate isomerase family mycothiol-dependent enzyme; translated protein: MTTHRPHVEAAPGSLWERAPDHLAYRGSRENITGLLEDRPDVAGVPVPACPGWTVRDVVGHLVEVCRTVAADAPGNLWEVPHAEPAADSADGVGDGLGGGLGGLLAEWSQLDVRVEHVVTTAPQLRHTMLMMDAFTHELDLRGALGVPVVRDHASYPSSLDLVVRGFANAVRTHGLPALRIEAPGAAWTAGDGEPAAVLRGHRHDLLRSLTGRRSLAQIAELAWSAAPEPWLPAFTWGPFHPPTVPVEATVEG
- a CDS encoding enediyne biosynthesis protein — encoded protein: MSVTAQSRPGAAPAAPAPAAPAKPKDPRYLALRNFAISISVFNTFGYTLLGFEQPWLWAFIAVFTAYACEICFELISAWAQRRGPRFLGNGMRGLYEFLLPAHITALAVNMLTYGNNQLLPVIFGVVIGVGGKHALQAPVAGRMRHFMNPSNFGITMSLVCFGSWFSIAPPYQFTENANTFFRIMIPLIIATAGTVINALLTKRTPLIVGWLGAFAIQAFVRHWIWDVALFSALGAMTGVAFVLFTNYMISDPGTTPMKAWPQFMFGSAVATVYAVLMVFNVVYTLFFATTIVCGLRGLGWWVAHWIKRSREAGGAYTPGGTGAQQQAGGAGAAPLGTPRPAGAPTPGA
- a CDS encoding DUF1702 family protein; the encoded protein is MPTTFGSLRRLVLTPSLASVTFAGRGFPAEPTETTERLEAVPRAVVCGFEWGIDARSQWEVERRLALVDPEQRGFAYEGATMAFTVLDAMGRGRRTRDLLTGSGQPHIFLAYIGIGFAMARLPRPLWTKVLPDLTGTPYHPTMSWLAVDGYGFDLAYFHTRRWVDEQRRPKPYPWQGAPEYFRRAVDQGIGRALWFIHGGAPRQVAAAVRRFAADRQADLWGGVGLASTFAGGSPAEGLGVLCEEAGPYRAELAQGSVFASKARAYAGFVPGHTEAASTALTGLSVEAAAKLADECAPEAAGPAGAGSGGLPPYELWRANVRAHFRDTGDLLRPAPRPVAQGAQAAPVAKPVQNAAPRPAPPVKRPRPEK
- a CDS encoding helix-turn-helix transcriptional regulator → MTTAIEQAVTRAIETMHDNIGELLTIDDMAQAAMYSKFHFSREFQRMTGVSPRRFLSAIRLETAKRLLVETSFTVTEISHRVGYNSVGTFSSRFASSVGIPPTVFRQLGGYTTRIEVDLRGLVRSTELSTFRGEIRPPAGGALGRVFVGLFPTRVPEGKPAACTVLPRPGVFLLDQVPAGTWYLLAHSVPAAFDEVLTGDHAVSVGSVGPIEVRPTVPLLPIELRLRPARVLDPPVLLALLDARTIALSERTAVTDSA